In Endozoicomonas sp. GU-1, one DNA window encodes the following:
- a CDS encoding co-chaperone GroES, translating into MKIRPLRDRVVVRRVEEETTSAGGIVLPGSAAEKPNQGIVVAVGDGVFLDNGEKRPVGVNVGDKVIFGKYADSNTVKIDGEELIILSESDISAVLEG; encoded by the coding sequence ATGAAAATCCGTCCGTTGCGTGATCGCGTGGTCGTTCGTCGTGTCGAAGAAGAAACTACCTCTGCTGGTGGCATCGTACTGCCAGGTTCTGCCGCTGAAAAGCCTAACCAGGGCATTGTGGTTGCAGTCGGCGATGGCGTGTTTCTGGACAATGGTGAAAAGCGTCCTGTTGGCGTTAACGTTGGTGACAAGGTTATCTTCGGCAAGTATGCAGACTCAAACACCGTGAAGATTGATGGTGAAGAGCTGATCATTCTGTCTGAAAGTGACATTTCCGCCGTTCTGGAAGGCTGA